In a single window of the Scyliorhinus canicula chromosome 1, sScyCan1.1, whole genome shotgun sequence genome:
- the cript gene encoding cysteine-rich PDZ-binding protein, producing the protein MVCEKCEKKLGRVITPDTWKDGSRNTMESGGRKINENKALTSKKARFDPYGKSRFSVCRICKSAVHQSGSNYCQGCAYKKGICAMCGKKILDTKNYKQTSV; encoded by the exons ATGGTGTGTGAGAAAT GTGAAAAGAAGCTGGGAAGAGTTATTACTCCAGATACTTGGAAAGATGGATCAAGGAATACAATGG AAAGCGGTGGCCGCAAGATCAATGAAAACAAAGCGTTGACTTCCAAAAAAGCAAG GTTTGATCCTTATGGAAAGAGCAGATTTTCAGTTTGTCGTATCTGTAAAAGTGCGGTTCACCAATCTGGTTCTAACTATTGTCAAGGATGTGCATACAAAAAAG GCATCTGTGCAATGTGTGGCAAAAAAATCTTGGATACtaaaaactacaagcagacatcTGTATAA